The proteins below come from a single bacterium genomic window:
- a CDS encoding chemotaxis protein, whose amino-acid sequence MTEELTTTPRTEPKGSALDLLHIVRINEEIKAVVAVAFKINIMALNAIFLAKRAGTAALGFGVLSNELRSFSGQLRETMLSLNGLIHDSVAEVSVLLLDSRYSGIFAAAAAQAPSSARMRAVLEHRESRTAEYRAKLSILRRSLRSSVEDAFRLVELGGVLAKSAKIEAAYGAAFSVSLSQVSSESDGIVEEIRGSLDTLRKSRFFRG is encoded by the coding sequence ATGACAGAGGAATTGACGACTACTCCCAGAACAGAGCCTAAAGGATCAGCACTGGATCTGCTACACATCGTCCGTATTAATGAGGAAATAAAAGCCGTTGTTGCAGTTGCCTTCAAAATCAATATCATGGCCTTGAATGCAATATTTCTCGCCAAGCGTGCGGGCACAGCAGCACTCGGTTTTGGTGTACTTTCCAACGAACTGCGAAGCTTTTCAGGGCAGTTACGTGAAACCATGCTATCGCTCAACGGATTAATTCACGATTCAGTGGCCGAGGTTTCCGTATTGCTGCTGGACTCGCGTTACAGCGGTATTTTTGCGGCAGCCGCCGCACAGGCTCCTTCAAGTGCTCGAATGCGAGCGGTACTTGAGCATCGCGAGTCGCGCACGGCGGAATATCGTGCGAAACTTTCAATTTTACGGCGTTCATTGCGCTCTTCGGTGGAAGACGCTTTCCGTCTGGTTGAGCTAGGTGGCGTCCTGGCCAAGTCGGCGAAAATTGAAGCTGCTTATGGCGCTGCTTTTTCTGTTTCGCTGTCTCAAGTATCCAGCGAGTCTGATGGCATCGTCGAGGAAATTCGCGGTTCGCTCGATACTTTGCGTAAATCCAGGTTCTTCAGAGGTTGA